The Terriglobales bacterium nucleotide sequence CCAGCATGACGATTCCACGAGCTTGTTACACGGATTCCCCAGAATTCCTGTCCTGGGTTGCGATGCGGTTGCCATTTATCGGGTGACCCGTGAGGCGGTTGATCACGCCCGCAAAGGATATGGACCTACGCTGATCGAATGCCAGCCTTGGTTCGCGCCAAAGCCAAACCAGGGGTCCAGATCGCTGGGTACACCCATCAGCCAGCCCACGGATCCCCTGCGACACATGGAGCTCTACATGAAGAAACATGCTGCCTGGGACGACGGCTGGCAGCAGCGATTGCTGGAAGCTCACCGCCGCGACATCCAACAAGCATTTGCTCATATGGCTCGCTGAGCGAAAGGAGAGCCAGCCAGCGTCCCGCCACCTCTCCTTAGCCGCGGAACGGAGCACTGATCGTCCGTAGCGTACCTCCCAATCGTGCTACACTCTGCCCCCGTGCCAGAGGACCGCGAAGTCGTTCTGTATTCGAGGAAAGGCTGCCATCTCTGCGAGGTCGTCAAAGAATCGCTGATGAAGCTCTCGCGGCGTGGCGGTTTCCGCTGGCAGGAAGTGGATGTCGATAGCAACGAGGAATTCCGCCGTCGCTTCACCGACGAAGTGCCGGTTGTTTTCATCGATGGGCGCAAGGCCTTCAAATATCGTATGGACGAACGGGAGTTTCTGCGAAAAATCTCTTCCTGACTATCTTCTCGAATAATGCTGCGCACCCAACTCTACGCGAACCCTGAGGGACGCTTCGTACACGACGTGGTGCTAGCCACTTGCCACCGTGTGCCGCAGGGAACTGCGGTTGTCGATCCGTTTGCTGCCGGAGGTCCGCGGCGCATCACCTATGGCGAATTGGGCGAAATGGTGACACAACTTGCCCGTGGCCTGGTGGCCGCCGGACTCAAGCCGGGTGAGACTGTTGCGATTCTCCTGTTCAACTGCTGGGAATTCGTCGTGGCTTGTCACGCCATCACGCTTGCCGGCGGCATATCCACTCCGCTGAACCCAAGCTATCGACAGCGTGAAGTTTGCTACCAGCTCGAAGATTCGGATGCCGTCATGCTCATCAGCGATGGGCCGCTGATCGCGGGTATTGATCTCTCGGGATTGAAGCAACTGCGCGCGGTCTACACCATCCGCGAGCACACTCCTGCATCTTCCAGCTTTGATTCTCTGCTCTGTCCTAGCCAAGCCAGGCTCCCTTCACCCGACCGCGATCCCAAAGAAACCATCGCCGCACTTCCCTACTCCAGCGGCACCACTGGGCTGCCCAAGGGCGTGATGCTCTCGCATTTCAATCTGCTCGCCAACGTTTACCAGATGCATGGCCCTGGTTGCATGCCGGTATATGACGACGGCGTCGCCCTATGCTTTCTGCCCCTCTACCACATCTACGGGCTCAACGTGGTGATGAATCCATCCCTGATCACCGGCGGCACGCTGGTGCTGATGCCCCGTTTTGACCTCACGCGCGCGCTCCAATTGCTGGTCTCGGAACAGGTCACCCTTCTTCCCTGCGTGCCCCCGGTTGTGAATCTCATGATCCAGGCGGCGGAACAAGGATTATTTCCCGCCAACCATAAATTGCGCTGGGTGAAGTCCGGCGCGGCGCCATTGGCCGCCGAGCTCTCGCGACGTCTTAAGTCCGTCACCGGCGTCACCATCGCGCAGGGGTATGGTATGACGGAAGCTTCGCCTGTCACCCATGTTGGATTTACCAAGCCGCCGCTCGACAATCCCTGCTCCATCGGTCATCCAGTAGCTTTGACCGATTGCCGAATCGTTGATGTGACGCGCACCGACTCGGAAGTCGACTCCGATTGTGGCCAGCCAGGAGAGCTGGTCATGCGTGGTCCGCAAATGATGCTCGGTTACTGGCAGAATCCGCAGGCAACCGCCGACGTGCTGCGCGATGGCTGGTATTGGTCGGGTGATGTCGCGCGCAAAGATGATCTCGGCCTCTACTACATCGTCGATCGCCGCAAAGAGATGATCAAGTACAAGTGCTTTCCGGTCGCTCCCGCGGAAATCGAGGCTGCTCTGCTCGAGCATCCCGCGGTGCGCGATTGCGGCGTGATTGGACGTCCCGACGACTGTGCCGGCGAGGTGCCCTGCGCCTTCATTGTCCTTCGCGATGGCTTTGTAGATTCCGGCAAACTAAAGGACGAACTCTGCGCTTTCGTTGCCGATCGCATTGCCAGCTACAAGCAGCCCCGCGATGTCCGCTTTGTGCCCGCTATTCCCCGCAATCCGTCCGGCAAGATTCTGCGCCGGGAACTTCGCAACCAGCTCTAGCCAGTTCGTCCCCTATGTCCCCTCACTGAGACCTGGAGCACAAACTCGGCTCAAAATCGTGAATCCTCATATATATGTATATACATCTATCTTCCTATATGAGCGCCTCCCTGCCACAACTTCCATGTATGTGCGCCAGCTTCCGGCGCGCTGCACGAGCGCTCACGCAACACTACGCTTACGCGCTGCGCCCGTTCGGTTTGCATGCGACGCAGTTCACAATTCTGCAGGCACTCTCGATCGCAGGAGAAGTGCCACAGGGGCAATTGGGTGAAATTCTGGCCTTGGACACCACCACCCTGACTCGGACGCTCGCAATCATGCGCCGGCACCGCTGGATCGCGGAGCGGCGTGGGCAGGATCGGCGGGAACGCTGGATTCGCTTGGCCAAGGCCGGGGAGCTCCAACTCAACCGTGCTTTACCCGTCTGGGAGAAAGTGCAATCCCACCTGCAAGCCGAACTCGGGGATAAAGCTTGGAATTATCTCTTCCGCGCCACCACCAACTTGGCAACTATCGCAACCGATAAAGGAGACCGGTTATGACCAGATATGGAAAGCTATTGACGGCCCTGCTAGCCGGCTGGTTTACGTTTGCTCTTGTCGGCTCGGCATTACATCTTTTCACAAATGCAGCGAATCAGATTGGAATCGCCGTAGCTCTTTCCGCCAGCAGTCCCATTCTGATCTTCTTTCTGTGGTTTGCCACTTCGGAAAATTTCCGCCGCTATACCTTGTCGCTGGACTCGAAGAGTCTGACGTCGCTGCAATCCTGGCGGGTCGTCGGGGTCGTATTCGTTCTCATGGAGGCGCGTGGCATCCTGCCTGCGATCTTCGCTCTACCTGCGGGATACGGCGACATCTTCATCGGAGCAACGGCCTCTTCGGTCGCACTCTGGCTTGCGAAACCCAATTATCGAAATACCTTCATCGTCTGGCAGCTACTCGGGATCACTGATCTGTTAACCGCAGTGACTCTCGGCACGACCGCGCGGCTGCTTGATCCACATGGTCCCCTGATGACCCCGATGACCGTGCTGCCGCTGAGCCTGATCCCAACTTTCCTGGTGCCGCTGTTTTTCATTCTGCACGTGATCTGCATCGCCCAGGCCAAATCATGGAAGAAGGCGGTGCGCCCGGCTTCGTTGCCACAGACGCAGGCTATTAGAATGGTGGGATGAGGATCCTGCTGTTCAGCGGAAAGGGCGGCGTAGGCAAGACCAGCCTCGCCGCCGCCACCGGCGTTAAACTCGCACAACTGAAATATCGTACCCTGGTGATGAGCATCGATCCGGCGCACAGCCTGGGCGATGCCTTCGATCTCGAAACTGATCTCTTCCACGTTCAGACCTCCGATCCCCTTCCCATCAACGATCAGCTCTCGATCCAGGAACTGAATATCCAAAAGGAAATCAAGCGCCACTGGCAGGAGATCTCCTCCTACGTGAGCTCGGTCCTGCGAACAACCGGGATCAGCGGCGTGGAAGCGGAAGAACTGGCCATCCTCCCCGGCATGGAAGAGCTCAGCGCCATGATGTACATCAACCAATATCGTCGTGAACACCGCTATGACGTGATCGTGCTCGATGCTGCTCCCACCGCCGAATCCATGCGCTTCATCAGCATGCCCACCACGCTCGACTGGTATATGAAGCACATCTTTCCCTTCCAGCGCAGTCTTCTCAAGGCGGTGCGGCCCATCGCCAACCGCGTGGGGCCCATCGA carries:
- a CDS encoding class I adenylate-forming enzyme family protein, coding for MLRTQLYANPEGRFVHDVVLATCHRVPQGTAVVDPFAAGGPRRITYGELGEMVTQLARGLVAAGLKPGETVAILLFNCWEFVVACHAITLAGGISTPLNPSYRQREVCYQLEDSDAVMLISDGPLIAGIDLSGLKQLRAVYTIREHTPASSSFDSLLCPSQARLPSPDRDPKETIAALPYSSGTTGLPKGVMLSHFNLLANVYQMHGPGCMPVYDDGVALCFLPLYHIYGLNVVMNPSLITGGTLVLMPRFDLTRALQLLVSEQVTLLPCVPPVVNLMIQAAEQGLFPANHKLRWVKSGAAPLAAELSRRLKSVTGVTIAQGYGMTEASPVTHVGFTKPPLDNPCSIGHPVALTDCRIVDVTRTDSEVDSDCGQPGELVMRGPQMMLGYWQNPQATADVLRDGWYWSGDVARKDDLGLYYIVDRRKEMIKYKCFPVAPAEIEAALLEHPAVRDCGVIGRPDDCAGEVPCAFIVLRDGFVDSGKLKDELCAFVADRIASYKQPRDVRFVPAIPRNPSGKILRRELRNQL
- a CDS encoding MarR family winged helix-turn-helix transcriptional regulator — its product is MYIHLSSYMSASLPQLPCMCASFRRAARALTQHYAYALRPFGLHATQFTILQALSIAGEVPQGQLGEILALDTTTLTRTLAIMRRHRWIAERRGQDRRERWIRLAKAGELQLNRALPVWEKVQSHLQAELGDKAWNYLFRATTNLATIATDKGDRL
- a CDS encoding glutaredoxin family protein; this encodes MPEDREVVLYSRKGCHLCEVVKESLMKLSRRGGFRWQEVDVDSNEEFRRRFTDEVPVVFIDGRKAFKYRMDEREFLRKISS